One Ruficoccus amylovorans genomic window carries:
- a CDS encoding dihydrodipicolinate synthase family protein — protein METEYRNDTPRGKLVAAMVTPFTKEGSVDVGSTVRLAGWLRSEGVDELFVVGSTGELALLDEKDRLAVIEATRQASGTGTVYAGVSGMGYRHAIRNAKAAYQAGADAVVLMSPFFLALDEEQLVCYCTAVADASPCPVLLYHHLRMPSPFSVPVLKELVRHPNIHGLKDTNGGDSERCEEVLSAAYESGRPDFQFFQGVESLVLRSMRAGATGCVVAQACIAPGLFRSLLDAWGRGDIQMAEAFQERITSLWGVFSEPGVRQSFFHFLRTLKLPLQQWGVIAGADCSLPGVRYAEEFDARIAAFIEAHLPHIPKS, from the coding sequence ATGGAAACTGAGTACAGAAATGATACCCCTCGCGGAAAACTCGTGGCGGCCATGGTCACGCCCTTTACCAAGGAGGGCAGCGTGGATGTCGGCAGCACGGTACGCTTGGCTGGCTGGCTCCGGTCGGAAGGCGTCGATGAGCTGTTTGTGGTTGGGTCCACCGGAGAGCTTGCCCTGCTCGATGAAAAAGATCGGCTGGCAGTCATTGAAGCGACAAGGCAGGCTTCCGGAACTGGGACTGTGTATGCGGGGGTGAGTGGCATGGGCTACCGGCATGCGATCCGCAATGCCAAGGCTGCGTATCAGGCCGGAGCGGATGCGGTCGTCCTGATGAGTCCCTTCTTTCTGGCTCTGGACGAGGAGCAGCTTGTCTGCTACTGCACGGCGGTTGCGGATGCGAGCCCGTGTCCGGTGCTCCTCTATCATCATCTGCGCATGCCTTCGCCATTCTCTGTTCCGGTGCTGAAGGAGCTCGTGCGCCATCCCAATATCCACGGGCTCAAGGATACGAATGGCGGTGATAGCGAACGCTGCGAGGAGGTGCTCTCCGCTGCGTATGAAAGCGGTCGTCCCGATTTTCAGTTCTTCCAAGGCGTGGAAAGCCTGGTGCTACGCTCCATGCGGGCGGGAGCCACGGGCTGCGTGGTCGCCCAGGCTTGTATCGCTCCTGGTTTGTTCCGTTCCTTGTTGGATGCCTGGGGGCGAGGTGACATCCAGATGGCTGAGGCTTTTCAGGAAAGAATTACTTCGCTTTGGGGCGTCTTCTCCGAGCCCGGCGTTCGGCAGTCGTTCTTTCATTTTCTGCGTACGCTCAAATTGCCGCTCCAGCAGTGGGGGGTCATTGCCGGGGCGGATTGTTCGCTCCCAGGTGTACGCTACGCAGAGGAGTTTGACGCTCGCATCGCCGCCTTTATCGAGGCGCACCTCCCTCACATCCCAAAGTCCTGA
- a CDS encoding FAD-dependent oxidoreductase, with translation MQRTNLHCDLLVAGGGLSGTCCALAAARLGARVILCQDRPVLGGNASSEIRMHIVGANGLHAGLADCLETREGGIIEEIRLEQAVRNPQRSPHLMDLMLYELCRAEPLAQPPGTVPLRLIY, from the coding sequence ATGCAAAGAACTAATCTTCACTGCGATCTGCTGGTGGCAGGGGGCGGCCTCTCCGGCACCTGCTGCGCATTGGCGGCCGCGCGTCTGGGAGCCCGTGTCATCCTGTGCCAGGACCGCCCGGTCTTAGGGGGCAATGCCTCCAGCGAAATCCGGATGCACATCGTCGGCGCGAATGGCCTGCATGCCGGTTTGGCCGACTGCCTGGAGACACGCGAAGGCGGCATTATCGAAGAAATCCGCCTTGAACAGGCTGTCCGCAATCCTCAACGATCACCGCACCTGATGGACCTCATGCTCTATGAGTTGTGCCGGGCTGAGCCCTTGGCGCAACCTCCTGGAACCGTACCATTGCGTTTGATATACTAG
- a CDS encoding type II secretion system protein: MSPSTQTSAHPPRNASHWRSGFSLTELLVVLSIIGVLSAIIIAAVGSIKEQAWATKSIGNKRTIYTALSMYHADHGNLPPLISADSETQQSWNTNTAWHTIIAPYLEHNEIVNGRRTEASEVFYDPAQAVHSVRGDYGIGYSQQYGPIKKWLTDSQGVSNPASRSLSFAEINNPGKTPLLADCEAQNSAGEVVGSWYFIMTRTSLPPLSGSPRLSFRHNDRVQFLFADGSSGSYTLDQVYGEDGILPWSNE, from the coding sequence ATGTCCCCATCCACCCAAACCAGTGCGCATCCCCCACGCAATGCATCCCACTGGCGATCAGGTTTCTCGCTGACTGAGCTCTTGGTCGTTCTCTCTATCATCGGCGTACTTTCAGCAATCATAATTGCCGCAGTAGGCTCGATCAAAGAGCAAGCCTGGGCCACCAAATCCATTGGGAATAAACGAACGATTTACACCGCGCTAAGCATGTATCATGCGGACCACGGAAACCTGCCTCCGCTGATCAGCGCAGATTCTGAGACTCAGCAAAGCTGGAATACCAACACCGCCTGGCATACGATTATCGCCCCCTATCTCGAACACAATGAAATCGTCAACGGGAGAAGGACCGAAGCATCGGAGGTTTTCTATGATCCAGCCCAGGCTGTTCACTCTGTGCGAGGAGACTATGGCATCGGCTACAGCCAACAGTATGGGCCGATCAAGAAGTGGCTGACCGACAGTCAGGGGGTCAGTAACCCCGCTTCCCGCTCGCTTTCGTTCGCCGAGATCAACAACCCCGGAAAAACTCCATTGCTGGCGGACTGCGAGGCCCAGAATAGCGCAGGAGAGGTTGTGGGCAGCTGGTATTTTATCATGACCAGGACAAGCCTCCCTCCTCTGTCCGGCTCACCGCGACTCTCCTTCCGACACAATGATCGGGTGCAGTTCCTCTTCGCCGACGGAAGCAGCGGCTCCTATACGCTGGACCAGGTCTACGGAGAGGATGGCATACTCCCTTGGTCAAACGAATAA
- a CDS encoding sialidase family protein, whose product MSDLSSNYRPASAHSIHCLDTVEIAGEKFSTAVLPEGLRLEKELGVILAGNLTARRICLDDFVCHPRSIITPGGDYLLMHPAGPMHYVWAGRGKMANRMYQYRSSDGGCSWTPGAVAWEVPYSMHAAVPFVPRGSSRIYAFGTEPVVEFHDGTENAPIGYRFSDDDGRTWSPAQIIRPQNDPDFCGMSAMRMCETRSGAWLVGAHASHWTADEAGEHVVTHQYLLRSTDQGKTWTVLPAARPNGWQCPGTCRMDEARPILLPDGQILLMARTPEGRLWQSRSDDDGLTWSAFEPTPLVHLDAPPMLFMLADGKTLVAFFHNKRRPADGGAHIFAHEARVELWCALSTDGSRTWSEPRLVAVNACEPAVLNGWGGVTPMVSYADLLVNGDQLELFIDHQMRQVIHVRLTRQDLDRLPARSDLVDTQP is encoded by the coding sequence ATGTCCGATCTGTCATCCAATTACCGCCCGGCCTCCGCGCACAGTATCCACTGTCTGGATACGGTGGAGATTGCCGGAGAGAAATTCTCGACCGCTGTTCTGCCGGAGGGTCTTCGTTTGGAAAAAGAGCTGGGTGTCATCCTGGCTGGAAACCTCACAGCCCGTCGCATCTGCCTGGATGATTTTGTCTGCCATCCGCGTAGCATCATCACGCCGGGGGGCGACTATTTGCTGATGCATCCGGCCGGACCCATGCACTATGTCTGGGCCGGACGGGGTAAGATGGCTAACCGGATGTACCAGTACCGCTCCAGCGATGGCGGTTGCTCCTGGACGCCGGGAGCGGTGGCTTGGGAGGTCCCCTACAGTATGCACGCGGCGGTGCCCTTCGTCCCGAGAGGAAGCTCGAGAATTTACGCTTTCGGGACGGAGCCTGTCGTGGAATTTCATGACGGCACAGAAAATGCCCCCATCGGTTACCGGTTCTCGGACGACGACGGTCGGACCTGGAGCCCGGCGCAGATCATCCGCCCGCAGAACGATCCAGATTTTTGCGGTATGTCCGCCATGCGCATGTGCGAAACGCGCAGCGGCGCCTGGCTGGTCGGCGCTCATGCCTCCCACTGGACCGCGGACGAGGCTGGAGAGCATGTCGTCACGCATCAGTACCTGCTGCGTAGCACCGACCAGGGGAAAACCTGGACGGTCCTGCCTGCGGCCCGGCCGAACGGCTGGCAGTGCCCCGGCACCTGCCGAATGGACGAAGCCCGGCCCATCCTGCTTCCCGACGGGCAAATCCTGCTCATGGCGCGGACGCCGGAAGGACGCCTGTGGCAGAGTCGTAGCGATGACGACGGGCTGACCTGGTCGGCCTTTGAGCCGACGCCGCTGGTCCACCTTGACGCGCCGCCCATGCTTTTCATGTTAGCCGATGGTAAAACCCTCGTGGCCTTTTTTCACAACAAGCGCCGCCCGGCGGATGGAGGAGCCCATATCTTTGCCCATGAGGCGCGTGTCGAGTTGTGGTGTGCGCTTTCGACCGATGGCAGTCGCACCTGGAGCGAGCCCCGTCTCGTTGCGGTTAACGCCTGCGAACCCGCCGTGCTCAATGGCTGGGGCGGCGTGACTCCGATGGTCTCGTACGCGGACTTGCTGGTAAATGGCGATCAGCTCGAGCTGTTTATCGACCATCAGATGCGACAAGTCATCCATGTCCGCCTGACCCGTCAGGATCTTGACCGCCTGCCTGCCCGCAGCGATCTAGTCGATACCCAGCCCTAG
- a CDS encoding D-2-hydroxyacid dehydrogenase, with protein sequence MKPNITILDAETFHFSDRSSWSILEPYGELTLYDRTGRDRAQIVERCREAQVVLTNKVPLDAETLRMLPELKLVSVLATGYNIIDVQAARRQGVTVCNVPSYSTTSVAQHAVALILEMCNRVGDHAVGVRAGDWARSPVFSYWLSPPRELAGMTVGLVGLGEIGRAVSERLRPFGVRLLAYSPSRRGGFDWPEFAWANSVEEVFESADLVSLHCPQTPTNGGFVNAALLGRMKPGSMLVNTARGGLINEQDLAAALREGPLAAAAVDVVGVEPMHADNPLLTLENCYITPHLAWASEESRLRLLEITRDNLQSFFSGTPQHVVNA encoded by the coding sequence ATGAAACCCAACATTACCATTCTCGACGCAGAGACTTTTCATTTCTCCGACCGCAGCTCCTGGTCGATATTGGAGCCTTACGGGGAGCTCACCCTCTATGACCGGACGGGACGCGACCGGGCGCAGATCGTCGAGCGTTGCCGGGAAGCTCAGGTCGTCCTGACCAACAAGGTGCCGCTCGACGCGGAAACCCTGCGCATGCTCCCCGAATTGAAACTCGTCTCTGTATTGGCGACTGGATACAATATTATCGATGTGCAGGCGGCCCGCCGTCAGGGCGTGACCGTGTGCAACGTGCCCAGCTACAGCACCACTTCCGTGGCTCAGCACGCCGTCGCCCTCATCCTGGAAATGTGCAACCGGGTCGGCGACCATGCGGTCGGCGTCAGAGCGGGGGATTGGGCCCGATCGCCCGTTTTCTCCTACTGGCTGAGTCCGCCCAGAGAACTTGCGGGCATGACGGTGGGACTGGTCGGCTTGGGCGAGATTGGCCGAGCGGTGTCGGAGCGTCTCCGGCCCTTTGGGGTCCGCCTGCTGGCCTATTCCCCCAGCCGGCGGGGCGGGTTTGATTGGCCGGAGTTTGCATGGGCGAACTCGGTCGAGGAGGTGTTCGAGTCAGCGGACCTGGTTTCACTGCATTGTCCGCAGACACCGACTAATGGTGGTTTCGTTAACGCCGCTTTGCTGGGCCGAATGAAGCCCGGCAGCATGCTCGTCAATACCGCCCGGGGCGGACTCATTAACGAACAGGACCTCGCAGCGGCCTTGCGGGAGGGTCCGCTCGCCGCGGCGGCGGTCGATGTGGTCGGCGTTGAGCCGATGCATGCGGATAATCCGCTGCTGACTTTGGAAAACTGCTACATCACGCCGCACCTGGCCTGGGCCAGCGAAGAAAGCCGCCTGCGCCTGCTGGAGATCACCCGCGACAACCTTCAGTCTTTTTTCAGTGGAACCCCGCAGCATGTTGTTAACGCCTGA
- a CDS encoding sodium:solute symporter family protein, with protein MAPLDWIILIVFTLLLFGIVVFFKRYTRSVADFLSANRAAGRYLVTMAEGASGLGAINLIAYFEMYYLAGFVPAFWQLMLLPAALIISTSGWVIYRYRQTRAMTLGQFFELRYGRKFRIFAGGLAFFSGIINYGIFPAVTARFFVYFCGLPQSFTIGSLEMQTYPVVMILLLSTALFFTLTGGQIVIMVTDFVQAQFVNVVLVAVLIFLVLHFNMDTVKEALQSVGGSGQSRINPFDAGEVKHFNAFYFLVNLFGAFYWTMAWQGGQAYNSSARSPHEARMGKVLAQWRTAVTTLLPIFLPIAALVVMHSADFSAQAQAASEALGAVGDAQLQKQLTTPLVIRELLPVGMLGLFATVMLASAISTDNTYMHSWGSILIQDVIVPWRGRPLNPKQHMLWLRVSILGVAIFAFVFSLFFRQTQYILLFMSLTGAIFLGGAGAAIIGGLYSRRGTTPAAFVAMITGSVIGCGGILIKQFDPAFPFDGQQMLFAAMITSLSLYIIVSLAQRRQFNLDRMLHRGEYAEMTDHPENYGQPKPRLGWHALKPGRDFNRRDRIIFYLTIGWSLSLFSAFVIITALNLHERWSDDWWFSYWKIFLGIGLVKAVIVTVWFLVGGAINLRELMDVLRHAKRNPLDDGTVSAGINRDENAPGETLNPSRQND; from the coding sequence ATGGCACCACTCGACTGGATAATCCTGATTGTATTTACGCTCCTGCTTTTTGGAATCGTCGTCTTCTTCAAGCGTTATACGCGCAGTGTCGCTGATTTCCTTTCGGCGAATCGTGCGGCGGGGCGCTACCTGGTGACGATGGCCGAGGGGGCCTCGGGGCTGGGCGCGATTAACCTGATTGCGTACTTCGAGATGTACTACCTGGCCGGGTTTGTGCCGGCCTTCTGGCAACTGATGTTGCTGCCGGCGGCCCTCATCATCTCGACGAGCGGGTGGGTGATCTATCGCTACCGGCAGACGCGGGCTATGACGCTGGGGCAGTTTTTCGAGCTGCGCTATGGGCGTAAGTTTCGCATTTTCGCCGGGGGGCTCGCGTTTTTCTCCGGCATCATCAACTACGGTATTTTCCCCGCCGTTACCGCGCGGTTCTTTGTGTATTTCTGTGGGTTGCCGCAGAGCTTCACGATTGGCTCTTTGGAGATGCAGACCTACCCGGTGGTTATGATTCTGCTGTTGTCCACGGCGTTGTTTTTCACCCTGACGGGCGGGCAGATCGTGATCATGGTGACAGACTTTGTGCAGGCGCAATTTGTGAATGTCGTGCTGGTTGCCGTCCTCATCTTTCTGGTGCTTCATTTCAACATGGACACCGTCAAGGAAGCCCTTCAGTCGGTGGGGGGCAGCGGCCAATCCCGGATCAATCCCTTCGATGCGGGAGAAGTGAAGCACTTTAACGCGTTCTATTTTCTGGTGAATCTCTTCGGGGCGTTCTACTGGACGATGGCCTGGCAGGGGGGACAGGCGTACAACTCCTCCGCGCGCTCACCGCATGAGGCGAGGATGGGGAAAGTGCTGGCGCAGTGGCGCACAGCGGTGACGACGCTGCTTCCGATTTTTCTGCCGATTGCCGCGCTGGTGGTCATGCACAGCGCGGACTTTTCGGCCCAGGCACAGGCGGCGAGCGAGGCGCTCGGAGCGGTCGGCGACGCGCAACTGCAAAAGCAACTGACGACCCCGTTGGTCATCCGCGAACTGCTCCCGGTGGGCATGCTTGGGCTGTTCGCGACGGTCATGCTGGCCTCTGCCATCTCCACCGATAACACCTACATGCACTCCTGGGGCAGCATCCTTATCCAGGACGTGATCGTGCCGTGGCGCGGGCGTCCGCTGAACCCGAAGCAGCACATGTTGTGGCTGCGGGTGTCTATCCTGGGGGTGGCGATCTTTGCCTTTGTCTTCAGCCTGTTCTTCCGTCAAACGCAGTATATCCTGTTGTTTATGTCGCTGACCGGAGCGATCTTTCTCGGCGGAGCCGGGGCGGCGATTATTGGCGGACTGTACTCCCGCCGGGGGACAACTCCGGCGGCGTTTGTCGCCATGATCACCGGGAGCGTCATCGGCTGTGGCGGGATTCTCATCAAGCAGTTTGACCCGGCCTTTCCCTTTGACGGTCAGCAGATGCTGTTCGCGGCGATGATCACCTCCCTCAGCCTGTACATCATTGTCTCGCTCGCCCAGCGGCGCCAGTTCAACCTCGACCGCATGCTGCACCGGGGCGAGTACGCGGAGATGACCGACCATCCCGAGAACTACGGCCAGCCCAAGCCGCGTCTGGGCTGGCACGCTTTGAAACCGGGCCGGGATTTCAACCGACGCGACCGCATCATCTTTTATCTGACGATTGGGTGGTCGCTGAGCCTGTTCAGCGCCTTTGTGATCATCACCGCCCTGAATCTGCACGAGCGCTGGAGTGACGACTGGTGGTTCAGCTACTGGAAAATATTCCTCGGCATCGGGCTCGTGAAGGCGGTTATCGTCACGGTCTGGTTCCTGGTCGGTGGCGCGATCAACTTGCGGGAGCTGATGGATGTGCTTCGGCACGCCAAGCGCAACCCGCTCGATGACGGCACCGTCAGTGCGGGGATCAATCGCGACGAAAACGCTCCCGGCGAAACACTCAACCCTTCACGGCAAAACGATTGA
- a CDS encoding FAD-dependent oxidoreductase, whose amino-acid sequence MNIERLERIPVLGQYDVVVCGGGPSGIPAALAAARSGARVLLLEGTGQLGGVGTSAGVTSLLGGRTRSEGHPCVGGIFREMSEILIARGAGIDPASIPNQYYQPFGWAPGDLAVGFYFEPREMVSLLDEMMVKAGVDVLFFTSFVDTVVEDERVRQVIFFNKAGLQAVEAGVVVDATGDADVAARSGCEFVKGREEDGLMTPATLMFRVDRVDQDALEAYMRAHESIRLKDIIQRLRESGEWPFSFDIFISQQAPERGTFMINTTRICGVDGTDGRSISRGMMEGRSQVHQLFSIMRKHFPGFADSRIIEISPSLGIRETRRIRGDFLYTVEDVMKRIEFPDTIGFSGYGFDLPDPQKPSYQPLDEQGVRAPEVIAIPYRIMLPRPVRNILCPGRAVSVERLLLGPLRVMAPCYAMGEAAGQAAVMALDNCGNAAQIDSEKLRDRLRETGAIVDAQAVVGAAH is encoded by the coding sequence ATGAATATTGAGAGGCTTGAGCGAATCCCGGTTCTGGGCCAGTACGATGTGGTGGTGTGTGGTGGAGGCCCCTCGGGGATTCCGGCGGCTCTGGCGGCGGCGCGCTCTGGGGCGCGTGTGCTCTTGCTGGAAGGGACCGGGCAATTGGGAGGTGTCGGCACCAGTGCCGGCGTGACAAGCCTGCTCGGCGGCCGCACACGTAGCGAGGGGCATCCCTGCGTCGGGGGTATCTTTCGTGAGATGTCGGAGATCTTGATCGCCCGCGGGGCCGGTATCGACCCGGCGTCTATCCCCAACCAGTATTATCAGCCTTTCGGATGGGCGCCGGGCGATTTGGCGGTGGGCTTTTATTTTGAGCCCCGCGAGATGGTCTCGCTGTTGGACGAGATGATGGTCAAGGCTGGCGTGGATGTGCTCTTTTTCACGAGCTTTGTGGATACGGTGGTGGAGGACGAACGCGTCCGCCAGGTGATTTTCTTTAACAAGGCGGGGCTCCAGGCGGTCGAGGCCGGGGTCGTCGTCGATGCGACCGGGGACGCCGATGTCGCGGCCCGCAGCGGATGTGAGTTTGTCAAAGGCAGGGAGGAGGACGGGCTGATGACGCCCGCTACCCTGATGTTCCGGGTGGACCGGGTGGATCAGGACGCGCTCGAAGCCTATATGAGGGCTCACGAATCGATCCGGCTCAAGGACATTATCCAGCGCTTGCGCGAATCGGGAGAGTGGCCGTTCTCCTTTGATATCTTCATCAGCCAGCAGGCACCGGAGAGGGGAACCTTTATGATCAACACCACGCGGATATGCGGGGTGGACGGAACCGACGGCCGGTCCATTTCGCGTGGGATGATGGAAGGGCGCTCCCAAGTCCATCAGCTCTTCTCTATTATGCGGAAGCATTTCCCCGGCTTCGCGGACAGTCGTATCATCGAGATCTCGCCGTCGCTGGGTATCCGCGAGACGCGGCGTATTCGCGGAGATTTTCTCTATACGGTGGAGGATGTCATGAAACGTATCGAGTTTCCCGACACGATTGGTTTCAGCGGCTACGGTTTCGACCTGCCTGATCCTCAGAAACCCAGCTACCAGCCACTGGATGAGCAGGGCGTGCGAGCGCCGGAGGTGATTGCCATCCCCTACAGGATCATGCTTCCGCGTCCGGTGAGGAACATCCTCTGCCCCGGGCGGGCGGTAAGTGTTGAGCGTTTGCTCCTGGGACCGCTGCGGGTCATGGCTCCCTGCTACGCGATGGGCGAGGCGGCGGGCCAGGCAGCCGTCATGGCCCTCGACAACTGTGGCAATGCCGCGCAGATCGATAGCGAGAAACTACGGGACCGTCTGCGTGAGACAGGCGCGATTGTCGATGCTCAGGCGGTCGTCGGGGCCGCTCATTGA
- a CDS encoding GntR family transcriptional regulator yields the protein MTRVKSKPARIPGNTPKVSLSQKAYDYLMEKLMANELAPGDLLNRRQIAEELNISVAPVLEAVVQLESDGILESIPRKGTRVCGVRMEDLRGQFILREALECEAARVYAGSLVQGHYAELERLAAAADKDYQDIRLAWNIENEFHSALVALTGIPMLLTAFGNVMRKKLFMGIQLYQSVHPESMRDSHIELLKALSVAKADEAARLVRHHIRCGKEALFRGLP from the coding sequence ATGACCCGTGTGAAATCCAAACCCGCTCGAATCCCTGGAAATACTCCCAAGGTCAGCCTTTCCCAGAAAGCCTACGACTATTTGATGGAGAAGCTCATGGCCAACGAGCTGGCACCGGGGGATCTGCTCAACCGCAGGCAGATTGCGGAGGAGCTCAATATCAGCGTCGCGCCCGTCCTGGAAGCGGTCGTGCAACTGGAGTCCGATGGCATCCTCGAATCCATCCCGCGAAAGGGTACCCGCGTTTGCGGTGTGCGCATGGAGGATCTGCGCGGACAGTTCATTCTGCGTGAGGCCCTTGAATGCGAAGCGGCACGCGTTTACGCCGGAAGTCTCGTCCAGGGGCATTACGCTGAGTTGGAGCGCCTGGCGGCTGCGGCCGATAAAGACTACCAGGATATTCGTCTGGCCTGGAACATCGAAAACGAATTCCATTCTGCCTTGGTGGCCCTGACGGGGATTCCCATGTTGCTGACAGCTTTTGGGAATGTGATGCGTAAAAAGCTCTTCATGGGCATTCAGCTTTATCAGTCGGTTCATCCCGAGAGCATGCGTGATAGCCACATCGAGTTGCTGAAGGCTCTATCGGTGGCCAAGGCCGATGAGGCGGCGCGTCTCGTGCGGCACCACATCCGTTGTGGGAAAGAGGCGCTCTTCCGCGGTCTGCCCTGA
- a CDS encoding GDSL-type esterase/lipase family protein has translation MNRLSPDHLSFHNVAEFRAQQAGGWLLQRVPEDVRARLNPIAQQRMQEPYGVEVRFVPQDWTRPVRLTFRSLGKETELWPFWGMFAERFPRKIGPEPTTLEFVMHERMREIGPERFADHAFKPWVCRLLMRGDPVLFIEGEGDVRLPRQGEVPRVRLLAYGTSITQGIGASHQHACYVNQVCRELGWDVVNLGSGGSALCEEAVSDYMAAMSGWDVALLCVSVNMVGHGIPAEEFERRVRYMLERLTARRRPILCLSVVPHFGDLGESPRRALAGSYREVLSRLCGRYARVQYLSGERVLTDYADLLDDLIHPSDYGMTKIARGLAPVLRSLLA, from the coding sequence ATGAACCGGCTGAGTCCTGATCACCTGAGCTTTCATAATGTGGCGGAATTCCGTGCGCAACAGGCCGGAGGCTGGCTTTTGCAGCGGGTGCCGGAGGACGTTCGGGCACGGTTGAACCCGATTGCGCAGCAGCGGATGCAGGAGCCGTACGGTGTGGAAGTCCGCTTCGTCCCGCAGGATTGGACTCGCCCGGTTCGGTTGACTTTCCGGTCGCTGGGGAAGGAGACGGAGTTGTGGCCATTTTGGGGGATGTTCGCGGAGCGTTTCCCGCGCAAAATCGGCCCGGAGCCGACGACGCTGGAGTTCGTGATGCATGAGCGGATGCGGGAAATCGGTCCTGAAAGATTCGCGGACCATGCGTTCAAGCCTTGGGTGTGTCGTCTGCTGATGCGGGGGGATCCGGTGCTCTTCATCGAAGGGGAGGGGGATGTGCGCTTGCCGAGGCAGGGAGAGGTGCCGCGGGTCCGGCTCCTGGCTTACGGGACATCCATCACGCAAGGCATTGGAGCGTCTCACCAGCACGCCTGCTATGTGAATCAAGTCTGTCGAGAACTGGGCTGGGATGTTGTCAATCTCGGCTCGGGCGGGTCGGCGCTGTGCGAGGAGGCGGTCAGCGACTATATGGCGGCGATGTCCGGCTGGGATGTCGCGCTGCTGTGCGTGTCTGTCAATATGGTGGGCCATGGTATCCCGGCGGAAGAGTTTGAGCGACGAGTCCGCTACATGCTGGAACGCCTGACGGCGCGGCGGCGCCCGATTCTGTGTCTTTCGGTAGTGCCGCATTTTGGGGACTTGGGGGAGTCTCCGCGCCGCGCTTTAGCCGGTTCGTATCGCGAGGTTCTGTCTCGTCTGTGCGGTCGGTATGCCCGGGTGCAGTACCTCAGCGGGGAGCGGGTTTTGACGGACTACGCGGACCTTCTGGACGACTTGATACATCCGTCCGATTACGGCATGACCAAAATTGCCCGGGGGCTTGCTCCCGTCTTGCGCTCCTTGCTGGCCTGA
- a CDS encoding polysaccharide deacetylase family protein → MSVVLDRWPEGKSLAVAWSFDDGFAGDAAVIERLNTHGARGTFHLSNAFLGSPGYVTAAQIREVYAGHEVAAHGYSHSYLTLVPPVLRRDEIRRNRLALEELSGQAVVGLAYPGGYYNRDVEQAAREAGCAYARSTVSTQDIAFPAAEEFTLHPTCHERNLSDALINRFLHPANESRGRFLLVWGHAVELDKEKRWDGLERQLDLLCARQKDIWWCTLSEVARYLAALRRLHVDQDGGIIRNASASEIFLSRNGQLCRLLPDESLSWK, encoded by the coding sequence ATGTCAGTCGTGCTTGACCGTTGGCCCGAGGGTAAGTCGCTGGCGGTAGCCTGGTCCTTTGACGACGGCTTTGCCGGCGATGCCGCCGTTATCGAGCGGCTGAATACGCACGGCGCGCGGGGAACCTTTCACCTCTCGAACGCCTTCCTCGGCTCGCCGGGGTATGTGACAGCCGCTCAAATACGGGAGGTCTATGCAGGGCACGAGGTCGCCGCTCACGGGTATAGCCACAGCTACCTGACGCTGGTGCCTCCGGTCTTGCGCCGGGACGAGATTCGGCGGAATCGTCTGGCGCTGGAGGAGCTCTCCGGTCAGGCGGTTGTGGGCCTGGCCTACCCAGGGGGCTACTATAACAGAGATGTCGAGCAGGCGGCCCGGGAGGCCGGATGTGCCTACGCCCGCAGTACGGTTTCGACGCAGGATATCGCCTTCCCGGCCGCGGAGGAGTTTACGCTCCACCCGACGTGCCATGAGCGCAACCTGAGCGATGCGCTCATTAACCGGTTTCTCCATCCCGCCAATGAGAGTCGAGGTCGCTTCCTTTTGGTCTGGGGGCATGCTGTGGAATTGGACAAAGAAAAACGGTGGGACGGTTTGGAGCGGCAGTTGGACCTGCTCTGCGCGCGCCAGAAGGACATCTGGTGGTGTACGCTGAGTGAGGTCGCTCGTTACTTGGCGGCTTTGCGACGGCTTCATGTCGATCAAGACGGCGGTATCATCCGCAATGCTTCCGCGTCGGAGATCTTTCTTTCGCGTAACGGCCAGCTGTGCCGCCTGCTGCCTGATGAGAGTCTTTCCTGGAAATGA